The genomic interval CAATCCCATAACTGCGCACCTTGCAACTGAGCTTGTTGGAAATCAATCCCTTGCAGCCAACTTTTCTCCCAAGCAATCCCCTGGAGATTGGCATGGCTAAAAATAGCTTCTCGCAAGACAATCGCAGGTCGCTGCATCTGGGCGAGATCGATGTTGGCAAAATTCCGTTCCTGCTGGGCGTAGCGCTCCAAAATAGCGTCAATCTTCGATTCCATAATCTCCGGTTTTCCTATCGGGATAGTGTTGTTTTTGCCCAAGTTGTCTGCTAAGATAGCGCTATGGTTTTCACAATAAAATAGGGAATTGAATATGGAAGTTCGTCAAAAACATTCTCGTTCGGTTATAAAAAAAGGAACGCTATCCGTCAAACAACTTAGCGAACCCACATTTTACTATTTCGCCTATGGCTCCTGCATGTGCCCGGTAGACCTAAAACGAACTTTCGGAGAAAGCACCCACAACTACGTCGTTGATGTGGCCGTCTTACCAAACTATCGGTTGGGTTTTTACCGGCGTTCCGCCAAACGTAACTGCGGTGTCTTGGATGTTACCCCCGAACCAAGGCAGCATGTATATGGCGTTCTATACGAAATTCCTCAGCGATTGAGCAACCGTCTCGACGAACGGGAAGAAGTACCCACCGGCGGCTACCGTCGGGAAATCGTGCAAGTGCAAGATTCCCAAGGCAACACCTACGACAACGTGCGTACTTACACCGTGGTTAACAAACTACCCCACGAAATTGCTCCTAACGACTGGTATTTTGATGTGGTTTTGCGGGGTGCTTTAACCTGCGGTTTGCCCGAGGAATACTGCTGGCAGCTATTCCAACACATGCACCAACTGCAAAAACAGCAGTTCCAATATCAAAAACGTTCTGCCTGATGGAAACG from Geitlerinema sp. PCC 9228 carries:
- a CDS encoding gamma-glutamylcyclotransferase, translating into MEVRQKHSRSVIKKGTLSVKQLSEPTFYYFAYGSCMCPVDLKRTFGESTHNYVVDVAVLPNYRLGFYRRSAKRNCGVLDVTPEPRQHVYGVLYEIPQRLSNRLDEREEVPTGGYRREIVQVQDSQGNTYDNVRTYTVVNKLPHEIAPNDWYFDVVLRGALTCGLPEEYCWQLFQHMHQLQKQQFQYQKRSA